One Lentibacillus cibarius DNA window includes the following coding sequences:
- a CDS encoding HD domain-containing protein has product MKNLAKAFAEKAHANQTRKASNEPYITHPIRVAHRLEAAGFSEELVCAGYLHDVVEDTPYEIEDIVDRFGPRVAELVSAHTEDKSKSWQERKQHTIDTVKSAEEEMKYLIIADKLDNLLSMEKEFHRQGHKLWNHFHSGFDQQKWYNQSIAENMYTGLPDHKTPDYFHEFAHAMKRVFG; this is encoded by the coding sequence ATGAAAAATTTGGCTAAGGCGTTTGCCGAAAAGGCTCATGCGAACCAGACGCGCAAAGCCTCTAATGAACCCTATATCACGCACCCTATCCGTGTAGCACACCGGCTGGAGGCAGCGGGGTTTAGTGAGGAGCTAGTCTGTGCCGGCTATTTACATGATGTCGTGGAAGATACGCCGTACGAGATAGAAGATATTGTCGACCGATTCGGGCCAAGGGTTGCTGAACTCGTATCCGCTCATACAGAAGATAAATCAAAATCATGGCAGGAGCGTAAGCAGCACACTATTGACACAGTAAAAAGTGCCGAGGAAGAAATGAAATACCTAATCATAGCTGATAAGTTGGATAACTTGCTATCCATGGAAAAAGAATTTCACCGGCAAGGGCACAAGCTGTGGAATCATTTTCACTCAGGATTTGACCAGCAAAAGTGGTACAATCAATCAATTGCCGAAAACATGTATACAGGTCTTCCTGATCACAAAACACCTGATTACTTCCATGAATTCGCCCATGCCATGAAGCG